One window from the genome of Mucilaginibacter ginsenosidivorans encodes:
- a CDS encoding ABC transporter permease has translation MIRNYFKIAFRSFKKHKLFTFINVIGLSIGISAAVVIFLIVNYDFSFDKFHKDKDRIYRVVTDFSFAGNTGYNGGVTGPMPEAVRNEVTGVVSSAPFFTLYDFTASIPDGSKSPKKFNHEQSSVLADGRYFNMFQYKWLVGSASASLNGPYQVVLTSEQAKNYFPTLSYQQMLGKEIIFEDTLRTTVTGVVETLKQNSDLTFKDFISYSTIKSSHALQDQVQPTEWGSTTSASQFIVKLSPGSTVANVEKQINALYKKHNPPKPEDKGTTTDYRLQPLSDLHFNSKYGNFDSGSVANKGTLYGLLFIAAFLLILGCINFINLTTAQASQRAKEIGIRKTMGSSRGQLIGQFLSETFLVTLFAVVISVVLAPFILKLFSDFVSKNIRFDPLGHPALIVFILALTVLVSFIAGFYPSMVLSNFQPVQVLKNQALSGTGKTRSTMLRKSLTVTQFIIAQFFIIATILVSKQVYYALHKDLGFKKDAIVYVTTPYKNNTPGKKQVFLNELKALSQVELISIGNAPPSSGNTNSTTVTYKDGKKEIKTDLEIKYGDENYINLYKIKLLAGRDLTARDTAGQMVINNTFVKTLGFKSPQQAIGKLIDRSDKPREVIGVVGDFYQKSLRAPIRPLAIVYHPVKYNNNTFHIALKPQTAGGNEWKTAIAGMEKTWKQLYPDNDFQYQFYDESIAKFYESEQHTSKLLTWATGLAILISCLGLLGLAMYTTGLRTKEIGVRKVLGATVTQIVTLLSRELVVLVLLAFVIVTPLSWWVLQKLFLQNFADKTSLSWWVFALSGAGMLAVALITLSFQTIKAAIANPVKSLRSE, from the coding sequence ATGATCAGAAACTATTTCAAAATTGCCTTTCGCAGTTTCAAAAAGCACAAGCTTTTTACGTTCATTAACGTTATCGGCCTTTCGATAGGGATAAGCGCTGCCGTGGTTATCTTTCTTATTGTCAATTATGATTTTTCTTTCGACAAATTTCATAAGGATAAGGATAGGATTTACCGCGTTGTAACAGATTTTTCATTTGCCGGTAATACAGGTTATAATGGGGGCGTCACAGGGCCCATGCCCGAGGCAGTGCGCAATGAAGTGACAGGGGTTGTGTCATCGGCGCCATTCTTTACTTTGTATGATTTTACAGCAAGCATCCCTGATGGTTCTAAATCACCAAAAAAATTCAATCACGAACAAAGCTCGGTGCTTGCAGACGGCCGTTATTTTAATATGTTTCAGTATAAATGGCTGGTTGGTTCGGCTTCTGCTTCGCTGAATGGTCCCTACCAGGTAGTATTGACGTCAGAACAGGCCAAAAACTATTTCCCCACACTTTCCTACCAGCAAATGCTGGGAAAAGAGATCATTTTTGAGGATACGCTACGCACAACTGTAACAGGCGTGGTAGAAACATTAAAACAAAACTCCGATCTTACTTTTAAGGATTTTATTTCGTATAGCACAATTAAAAGCTCGCACGCCCTGCAAGACCAGGTACAACCGACAGAATGGGGCAGTACTACCTCGGCGTCGCAGTTTATCGTCAAGCTGTCGCCGGGGAGCACAGTCGCGAATGTTGAAAAACAGATCAATGCTTTATACAAAAAGCATAACCCGCCCAAACCCGAAGACAAAGGAACCACAACCGATTATCGCCTGCAGCCGCTGAGCGACCTGCATTTCAATTCGAAATATGGCAATTTTGATTCGGGAAGCGTTGCCAATAAAGGCACGTTATACGGCCTCCTTTTTATTGCTGCATTTTTGTTGATACTCGGTTGTATCAATTTTATAAACCTTACTACTGCACAGGCTTCACAGCGTGCAAAGGAAATAGGCATACGCAAAACTATGGGCAGCAGCCGCGGACAGTTGATCGGCCAATTCCTGAGCGAAACCTTCCTGGTCACATTATTTGCCGTTGTAATATCGGTAGTTTTAGCCCCGTTTATCCTGAAGCTTTTTTCGGATTTTGTCTCAAAAAACATCAGGTTCGATCCGCTTGGCCACCCGGCGCTCATCGTGTTCATTTTGGCCTTGACCGTACTGGTAAGCTTTATTGCCGGTTTTTACCCGTCGATGGTATTGTCCAATTTTCAACCTGTACAAGTATTGAAAAATCAGGCACTCAGCGGCACCGGCAAAACCCGCAGTACTATGCTACGTAAGTCGCTGACCGTTACGCAATTTATCATCGCCCAATTTTTCATTATCGCTACCATATTGGTAAGCAAGCAGGTATACTATGCCCTGCATAAAGATCTTGGGTTTAAGAAAGATGCTATTGTTTATGTGACCACTCCATATAAAAACAATACCCCAGGTAAAAAACAAGTATTTTTAAACGAGTTGAAAGCATTGTCGCAGGTCGAACTGATCAGTATCGGAAATGCTCCTCCGTCGTCGGGTAATACCAATTCGACGACAGTAACCTACAAGGACGGGAAGAAAGAAATAAAAACCGATCTTGAAATAAAATATGGCGACGAAAATTATATCAATTTATATAAAATAAAGCTGCTGGCTGGTCGCGACCTCACGGCAAGGGACACCGCTGGCCAGATGGTTATCAACAACACTTTTGTTAAAACACTTGGCTTCAAGAGTCCGCAGCAGGCTATCGGCAAATTGATTGACCGGAGCGACAAACCACGCGAAGTGATCGGCGTAGTGGGTGACTTTTATCAAAAATCGTTACGGGCACCTATAAGGCCGCTTGCTATTGTGTATCATCCTGTTAAATATAACAACAACACGTTCCACATAGCATTGAAACCGCAAACCGCCGGGGGGAATGAATGGAAAACCGCTATCGCGGGGATGGAGAAGACCTGGAAGCAATTATATCCTGATAACGATTTTCAATACCAGTTTTATGATGAAAGCATCGCTAAGTTCTATGAAAGCGAGCAGCATACCTCAAAACTACTTACCTGGGCAACGGGCCTTGCCATACTGATAAGCTGCCTTGGTTTGTTAGGCCTGGCAATGTACACTACGGGCTTGCGTACCAAAGAAATTGGTGTGCGCAAAGTGCTTGGCGCAACGGTAACGCAAATAGTGACGCTTTTATCGAGGGAGCTGGTGGTGCTGGTTTTGCTGGCTTTTGTTATTGTAACACCTTTATCGTGGTGGGTTTTGCAAAAGCTGTTCCTCCAGAATTTTGCCGATAAAACCTCGCTGAGCTGGTGGGTATTTGCCTTAAGTGGGGCCGGAATGCTTGCAGTAGCATTAATTACATTAAGTTTTCAGACTATTAAGGCGGCTATTGCAAACCCTGTAAAGAGTTTGAGAAGCGAGTGA
- a CDS encoding ABC transporter permease — protein MIRNYIKTAWRNLVKNKFYSVINIAGLTLGLAIGILILLWVQDELSFDSFHKNAANIYRLEISGGTGKSKQIFTAGVAPIGPLSKQQLPDVTEQVRLTGNGFYSLYKYQDKVFGDEYAMFADPSFFSVFDFSLIKGNNAKPFVDDNSVVITETTAEKFFGHADPIGKVIVADDKQNLIVSGVIADFPKNSSMRYDMLMPMSFHMKAMLKQGMDMSNNFGYLDYDTYLVLKPGTSLKTLATQIRQIHLNHKADDTDAEYLLLPLTKMHLYNADMTDKGISTIRMFIGIALLILVIACINYVNLSTARSMLRSKEISMRKIVGAGKAQLFFQFIIETALLFSLAAVLALGLIYMLMPVFNQVAGKQLVLNLADYHIWMVIGAAIVATLAASSIYPAILLSSFEPLKALKGKVSAGVGDIMFRKILVVIQFAFSVLLIIGTIVITSQLNYIRSKSLGFDKTDVISVWMRDMDKHYDAAKAELLKASGVLDVTRSNQNIVRFQGFTGSVDWDGKDPKDNIIMHPIVVDKDLISFFKMKLVAGASFTGAVNDTAHYILNEAAIKQMGIKDPVGKRFTMQGNKGTIIGVVKDFHYASMKEKIAPAIFWYAPKYMNKMYIKTIRRDAPKALAVVEKQFKAYNGQYPFGYAFLDDVFNSLYQSEQQEGTLFTYFASIAIAISCLGLLGLAAYTAQMRTREIGVRKVLGASVSGITAMLSFDFLKLVLIAIAIASPVAWYAMNKWLQDFAYRIDIHWWVFAVAGLLAVIIAFATISYQAIKAALMNPVKSLRSE, from the coding sequence ATGATACGGAACTACATTAAAACCGCTTGGCGAAACCTTGTAAAAAACAAGTTTTACTCGGTTATTAATATTGCAGGATTAACCTTGGGGCTGGCCATCGGCATACTTATTTTATTATGGGTACAGGATGAACTTAGTTTTGACAGCTTTCATAAAAATGCGGCTAATATATACAGGCTGGAGATATCTGGCGGAACAGGTAAAAGCAAACAGATATTTACTGCCGGCGTGGCGCCGATAGGTCCGCTTTCAAAACAGCAGTTGCCTGATGTTACAGAGCAGGTGCGATTGACCGGGAACGGTTTTTATTCGTTATATAAATACCAGGATAAAGTATTTGGCGACGAATATGCGATGTTTGCAGACCCCTCTTTTTTTTCTGTATTTGATTTTTCATTGATCAAAGGCAACAATGCAAAACCCTTTGTTGATGACAACTCTGTGGTAATTACTGAAACAACCGCAGAAAAATTCTTCGGCCACGCCGATCCGATTGGAAAGGTTATTGTTGCCGATGATAAGCAAAATCTTATCGTCAGCGGTGTAATTGCTGATTTTCCGAAAAACTCAAGCATGCGCTATGATATGCTAATGCCGATGAGCTTTCATATGAAAGCAATGCTGAAGCAGGGCATGGATATGAGTAACAATTTTGGGTACCTGGATTATGATACCTACCTGGTGTTGAAGCCGGGGACATCGTTAAAAACGCTTGCAACGCAAATCAGGCAGATACATTTGAACCATAAAGCCGATGATACTGATGCCGAATACCTGCTTTTGCCTTTAACTAAAATGCATTTGTATAATGCCGACATGACGGATAAGGGCATAAGTACCATCAGGATGTTTATTGGAATTGCTTTATTGATACTGGTCATAGCGTGTATAAACTACGTTAATCTATCAACAGCACGGTCTATGCTGCGGTCGAAGGAGATCAGTATGCGGAAAATAGTCGGCGCTGGCAAAGCGCAGCTTTTTTTTCAATTTATTATTGAAACAGCTTTGCTGTTTTCACTGGCCGCTGTGTTGGCATTGGGCCTCATTTATATGCTGATGCCAGTGTTTAATCAGGTTGCGGGTAAACAATTAGTGCTGAACCTGGCCGATTATCATATCTGGATGGTAATAGGCGCAGCTATAGTAGCCACGCTGGCTGCCTCGAGTATTTACCCGGCTATCCTGTTATCGTCTTTCGAACCATTAAAAGCGCTGAAAGGTAAAGTATCAGCTGGTGTTGGCGATATTATGTTCCGCAAGATATTGGTGGTTATCCAGTTTGCATTCTCCGTTTTACTTATCATCGGCACCATTGTTATCACCAGTCAGCTGAATTACATCCGGTCGAAGAGCCTGGGCTTTGATAAAACAGATGTTATATCGGTATGGATGCGCGATATGGACAAACATTACGACGCGGCCAAAGCCGAATTATTGAAAGCGTCGGGGGTGTTGGATGTAACGCGTTCAAACCAAAACATTGTAAGGTTTCAGGGCTTCACCGGGTCAGTTGATTGGGATGGAAAGGATCCTAAAGACAATATTATTATGCACCCGATAGTGGTTGATAAAGACCTGATATCGTTCTTTAAAATGAAATTGGTAGCCGGGGCTTCGTTTACCGGCGCAGTTAATGATACTGCACATTACATTTTAAATGAAGCAGCCATCAAACAAATGGGCATAAAAGACCCTGTTGGCAAGCGTTTTACCATGCAGGGGAATAAGGGAACTATTATTGGTGTGGTGAAGGATTTTCACTATGCTTCTATGAAAGAAAAGATAGCGCCGGCGATTTTTTGGTATGCTCCCAAATACATGAACAAAATGTATATCAAAACCATCCGTCGTGATGCGCCAAAGGCACTTGCAGTCGTAGAAAAACAGTTTAAAGCCTATAACGGGCAATACCCTTTCGGCTATGCATTTCTGGACGATGTGTTTAACAGCCTTTACCAAAGCGAACAGCAGGAAGGTACCCTGTTCACTTATTTCGCTTCTATAGCAATCGCCATTTCTTGTTTGGGTTTATTAGGTTTGGCGGCCTACACCGCACAGATGCGTACCCGGGAGATTGGTGTACGTAAAGTATTGGGTGCCTCAGTTTCGGGGATTACCGCCATGTTATCATTCGATTTTCTGAAACTGGTGCTGATTGCCATAGCCATAGCCTCGCCGGTTGCATGGTATGCAATGAATAAATGGCTGCAGGATTTTGCTTATCGCATTGATATTCATTGGTGGGTATTTGCAGTTGCAGGGTTATTGGCAGTAATAATTGCGTTTGCCACCATCAGTTACCAGGCTATAAAAGCAGCACTGATGAACCCGGTAAAGAGTTTGCGTAGCGAGTGA
- a CDS encoding FtsX-like permease family protein — translation MFKNYLKTALRSFRRHKLFTFINVIGLAIGISAALVIFLIVDYDFTFNKNFKDGERIYRVVTDYAFQGEPFYNSGVCGPLPEAAKNEATGLDVVAPLYNLSYKVTIQAKTPAKFKNQDVVYADKTYFDLFPRQWLAGSAKSSLNAPFQVVLSSKQAQKYFPSLAYDQIIGKQVVYEDTIRTTVTGIVAEPRGNTDLAFHDFISYGTMNSMSDMKKQLISWGGTTSSSQMFVKLGTKTRVSDITKQLNAILLKNRPELNKPGGYKPTFNMQPLSDLHFNAHYGAFDTPVANKTTLYLLIAVASFLLLLGCINFINLTTAQASERAKEIGIRKTMGSNRGQIIAQYLSETFMVTLLAVIISVVLAPFILKLFADFISADITFNLLKHPALIGFMIVLTLVVSFVSGFYPALVLSKFRPVLVLKNQAYTGTNKTRNAWLRKSLTVTQFIIAQFFIMATVLVSKQIHYVLHKDMGFRKDAIVNIFMPYNIKNKGLKDVYTEKIKQLPQVDLVSRGGDIPSTNGWSSNDVTYRDGKKEIRSELYNKAGDENYIKVYHIKLLAGRNVQPVDTARAMLVNENYAHLIGFRNASDAVGKFVEFGKTDKRQIVGVFADFHQASLHAPIKPMAIFPQAYNSDGLHIALKPETAGGYEWKAATSAMEKQWKELFPDDDFQFSFFDESIAKMYTKEQQISKLLTWAMGLSIFISCLGLLGLAMFTTGARTKEIGVRKVLGATVSQIVTLLSTELVLLVLLAFMIVTPLAWYAMNKWIQNFADHTLISWWVFALSGVGMLLTALLTLSFQTIKAAIANPVKSLRSE, via the coding sequence ATGTTCAAAAACTACTTAAAAACTGCGCTCCGCAGTTTCAGGCGGCATAAGCTATTCACCTTCATTAATGTAATTGGGTTAGCAATTGGCATCAGCGCTGCATTGGTGATATTCCTTATCGTTGACTACGACTTTACCTTCAACAAGAATTTCAAGGATGGCGAAAGGATATACAGGGTAGTAACCGACTACGCTTTCCAGGGCGAACCGTTTTATAACAGCGGCGTTTGCGGACCGTTACCCGAGGCGGCAAAGAATGAGGCAACAGGGCTGGATGTTGTTGCTCCGCTTTACAACCTGAGTTATAAGGTTACCATACAGGCTAAAACGCCGGCTAAGTTTAAAAACCAGGATGTGGTTTATGCCGACAAAACATATTTTGACCTGTTTCCGCGACAATGGCTGGCTGGTTCGGCAAAAAGCTCACTGAATGCGCCTTTCCAGGTAGTGCTATCTTCAAAACAAGCTCAAAAATATTTCCCGTCGCTTGCCTATGACCAAATAATAGGTAAACAGGTTGTTTACGAAGACACTATCAGAACTACTGTAACAGGCATTGTAGCAGAACCTCGTGGGAATACCGACCTGGCTTTTCATGACTTCATTTCATACGGGACGATGAATAGCATGAGCGACATGAAAAAACAGCTGATAAGCTGGGGGGGAACCACGTCGAGCTCGCAGATGTTTGTTAAACTTGGGACAAAAACCAGAGTTTCGGACATAACCAAACAACTTAACGCCATTTTATTAAAGAACCGTCCCGAACTGAATAAGCCGGGAGGTTATAAACCTACCTTCAATATGCAGCCGTTAAGCGACCTGCATTTTAATGCCCATTACGGCGCTTTTGATACGCCTGTCGCTAACAAAACAACGCTTTACCTGCTGATTGCCGTTGCTTCATTTTTGCTTTTACTGGGCTGCATCAATTTTATCAACCTTACCACCGCTCAGGCGTCGGAAAGGGCCAAGGAGATCGGTATACGTAAAACCATGGGCAGCAACCGCGGGCAGATAATTGCGCAGTATCTTAGTGAGACGTTTATGGTAACGCTACTGGCTGTCATTATCTCGGTAGTGCTGGCGCCCTTCATATTGAAATTGTTCGCCGATTTCATTTCAGCGGATATCACTTTCAACCTGCTTAAACACCCGGCGCTTATCGGTTTTATGATCGTACTTACCCTTGTAGTAAGTTTTGTTTCGGGCTTTTATCCTGCGCTGGTGCTTTCCAAATTCCGCCCGGTGCTTGTGCTGAAGAACCAGGCTTACACCGGTACTAATAAAACACGTAACGCATGGCTGCGCAAATCGCTTACGGTAACCCAGTTCATCATCGCGCAGTTTTTTATTATGGCAACTGTGCTGGTAAGCAAGCAGATACATTATGTATTGCACAAAGATATGGGATTCAGGAAAGATGCTATCGTTAATATTTTTATGCCTTATAATATTAAAAATAAGGGGCTGAAGGATGTTTATACCGAGAAAATAAAGCAACTTCCACAGGTTGACCTTGTAAGCCGAGGGGGCGATATACCATCGACGAATGGCTGGAGTTCGAACGATGTTACTTACCGGGACGGGAAAAAGGAGATACGGTCAGAGTTGTACAATAAGGCCGGGGATGAAAATTATATCAAAGTTTATCATATCAAATTACTGGCCGGAAGGAACGTACAACCAGTAGATACTGCCAGGGCCATGCTTGTGAACGAGAACTACGCGCACCTAATCGGTTTCAGAAATGCATCTGACGCGGTTGGTAAGTTCGTCGAGTTCGGCAAAACAGACAAACGCCAGATAGTAGGAGTTTTTGCGGATTTCCACCAGGCATCGCTACATGCTCCAATAAAACCGATGGCGATTTTTCCGCAGGCATATAACAGCGACGGCCTGCACATAGCCCTGAAACCTGAAACAGCTGGCGGCTATGAATGGAAAGCGGCCACCTCAGCAATGGAAAAACAGTGGAAAGAACTTTTTCCGGATGACGACTTTCAGTTCAGCTTTTTCGACGAATCTATCGCCAAAATGTACACGAAGGAACAGCAGATATCCAAACTGCTTACGTGGGCAATGGGGTTGTCGATATTTATAAGCTGCCTTGGTCTTTTAGGACTGGCGATGTTCACAACCGGCGCACGCACCAAGGAAATTGGTGTACGAAAGGTACTTGGTGCCACTGTATCACAGATAGTTACTTTGCTATCGACAGAATTAGTTTTGCTGGTGCTGCTGGCATTTATGATTGTAACTCCATTAGCCTGGTACGCGATGAATAAATGGATACAGAATTTTGCTGACCATACATTGATAAGCTGGTGGGTATTTGCTTTGAGCGGAGTGGGAATGCTGTTAACTGCGCTTTTAACCTTGAGTTTCCAAACCATAAAAGCTGCTATAGCCAACCCGGTAAAGAGCTTAAGAAGCGAATGA
- a CDS encoding TonB-dependent receptor, giving the protein MKKAGALIVLSLLSVIAYGQAPDTSAFTLTVVNEKSQPVDGATVQLLKADKLVKAAITDGKGVAAFSNISGGDYTFSITYTGYVKKNSAVYHFPSDLKTSTLALEPSGTTLQEVSITARKPLIEQKQGKVIVNVESSVTSVGSTVLEVLEKSPGVIVDRNGGISLKGKNGVLVMIDDKPTYLNGDDLNNLLSSMSAAQVQQIELITNPSAKYDASGNAGVINIKIKKNKQKGFNGSLTTSVGQGVYPKNTNSLVMNYRNGRINAFVNYNVNLVKYLTDLYALRKYYTEQGELSSMLQQPAYFKGNFANNTIKTGLDYFISSKTTVGIVLGATAIQRSGNNKGIATWLDAGGTADSAIATTNKNSSRFRNGSINLNARHTISDKQDIAADFDWLHYGIRTNENFDNQFLAEGGYDEKSRGNIPTTINITSGKVDYTLKTSKKGTFSAGGKTSHSATDNSAFYQNYNGAQWVDDNTKNNHFIYSENIHALYGNFDGRFGAVSVEAGIRYEHTDYHAHQLGNAIQADSAFSRNYGGFFPSGNISLQADSSHTFTFTAGRRIDRPPFQSLNPFYFIINKYTYQTGNPFLLPQYSWNLELSHQYKDLLTSSVSYSRITNYFSQLFLADPARGVLLYSQGNVGHTNNFGVTEALSVSPFKWWSLNLQAVYNHKQLNGFNGNNYSSYIDQLNVSTTNQFTVAKYTAELSGFYTTHARNDIQEYLYPTGQLSVGISKPILNKKATIKLTARDILYTNAMEGLTQFPGATEYFKLKRDSRVVTLSFTYRFGKAYKINKRTEGSAADEADRVGNG; this is encoded by the coding sequence ATGAAGAAAGCAGGTGCGTTGATTGTTCTATCGTTATTATCTGTTATTGCCTATGGCCAGGCGCCTGATACATCGGCATTTACGCTGACTGTTGTGAATGAAAAATCGCAACCGGTTGATGGTGCCACGGTGCAATTGCTAAAGGCGGACAAATTAGTAAAAGCAGCCATAACCGACGGAAAGGGGGTGGCTGCATTCAGCAACATCAGCGGGGGCGATTATACTTTTTCGATCACATATACCGGGTATGTAAAGAAAAACTCAGCGGTTTATCATTTTCCTTCAGACCTAAAAACCAGCACACTTGCGCTGGAGCCTTCTGGCACCACTTTACAGGAGGTAAGCATAACCGCCCGTAAGCCACTGATTGAGCAAAAACAGGGTAAGGTGATCGTCAATGTCGAATCATCGGTTACCAGTGTTGGTTCTACTGTGCTGGAGGTTTTGGAAAAGTCACCCGGGGTTATTGTCGATCGCAATGGCGGTATATCGCTTAAGGGTAAAAACGGGGTGCTGGTGATGATAGATGATAAGCCGACCTATCTTAACGGGGACGACCTGAACAATTTATTGAGTAGTATGAGTGCCGCGCAGGTGCAACAGATCGAACTGATCACCAATCCTTCTGCTAAATACGATGCCAGCGGGAACGCTGGTGTTATTAATATCAAAATTAAGAAGAACAAGCAAAAGGGTTTTAACGGTTCGCTGACCACGTCGGTAGGGCAGGGCGTTTACCCTAAGAACACCAATAGCCTGGTAATGAATTACCGTAACGGCAGGATCAATGCATTTGTCAATTATAACGTGAACCTGGTTAAGTACCTCACCGACCTGTATGCCCTGAGAAAATACTATACTGAACAGGGCGAATTAAGTTCGATGCTGCAACAGCCGGCTTATTTTAAGGGAAATTTTGCAAACAATACAATCAAAACAGGACTGGATTATTTTATCAGTTCAAAAACTACGGTGGGAATAGTGTTGGGCGCAACTGCTATCCAGCGATCGGGAAACAATAAAGGTATAGCCACCTGGCTGGATGCGGGCGGTACAGCCGACTCGGCTATTGCAACGACCAATAAAAACAGCAGCCGGTTCCGCAATGGTTCCATCAATCTGAATGCGCGGCATACCATATCAGATAAACAGGACATTGCCGCCGACTTTGACTGGCTCCATTACGGCATCCGGACAAATGAGAATTTTGACAACCAGTTTTTGGCAGAGGGTGGTTACGATGAAAAATCGCGGGGGAACATACCAACCACTATTAATATAACCTCTGGAAAAGTGGATTATACCCTGAAGACGAGCAAGAAAGGCACATTTTCGGCCGGGGGGAAAACATCCCACAGCGCGACGGATAACAGCGCTTTTTACCAGAATTATAACGGCGCCCAATGGGTTGACGATAATACCAAGAACAATCATTTTATTTACAGCGAGAATATTCATGCGCTATACGGCAATTTCGACGGGCGTTTCGGGGCAGTAAGCGTAGAGGCGGGGATACGGTACGAACATACTGACTACCATGCACATCAGCTGGGCAATGCCATACAGGCTGACTCGGCTTTCTCCCGTAATTACGGCGGATTTTTTCCGAGCGGCAATATTAGTCTACAGGCGGATTCGTCGCATACGTTCACCTTTACAGCGGGCAGGCGTATTGACAGGCCGCCCTTTCAAAGCCTGAATCCTTTCTATTTTATCATCAACAAATACACCTACCAAACAGGCAACCCATTCCTGCTGCCGCAATACAGCTGGAACCTTGAGCTTAGTCACCAATACAAGGACCTGCTTACAAGCAGTGTTTCCTACAGCCGCATAACCAATTATTTTTCACAGCTATTTCTTGCCGATCCGGCAAGGGGTGTCCTTTTGTATTCGCAGGGCAACGTGGGGCACACCAACAACTTTGGCGTAACCGAAGCTTTGTCGGTTTCGCCTTTCAAATGGTGGTCGCTCAATTTGCAGGCGGTTTACAACCACAAACAGCTGAATGGCTTTAACGGCAATAATTACAGCAGTTATATCGATCAGTTAAATGTGAGCACCACGAATCAGTTTACCGTAGCAAAGTACACAGCCGAATTATCCGGTTTTTACACCACACACGCACGAAATGATATTCAGGAATATTTGTACCCAACAGGGCAACTTTCGGTCGGTATTTCGAAACCCATATTGAATAAAAAAGCAACTATTAAACTGACGGCACGGGATATTCTATATACTAATGCAATGGAGGGATTGACACAGTTCCCCGGAGCAACAGAATATTTTAAGCTTAAGCGTGATTCGCGGGTGGTAACGCTTTCATTTACTTACCGGTTTGGCAAAGCTTATAAAATCAATAAAAGAACCGAAGGCAGTGCTGCAGATGAAGCGGACAGGGTAGGGAACGGCTAA